GGGCTGTCCGTGCCGTGGTGGAGCGGACGAAAGAAGAATTGACCCTCTTTGCCCTGCTCAGCAGGGACTATCAGCGGCAGCGGGAGCGGCAAACCCTCTTGCGGAAAGGAGAGCATTTAATATGACCCCCGTTTTACTGTACTGGAACCATGTGTGTATACTGCACAACCAGGAAAAAAACTTTCTGGAGGGGCTGACCGCCCGCCTGAAGGAAGAAGGAATCGCTCTTGAGGTGCGCTATTTCGGCCTGGGCTATCCGGAACATATGTCGGAATACCTGGCCCGGCCCGATGCTGTTTTACCCGATCTGATCGTCTCAGCCGATCTGGAGGTATTCGAGGACAGTCGCATCTTCAAAAAGCTGGAGAGAGATCTTTACCCGGCTGCCACATGGCTGCCGCTGCGCCAAGGCCCTGGGTTGGATTCGGTTCGGCGCGGCACCCGTCTTCTCCCCTTTCTCTCCATTCCCCTGGTGTATTACACCAAAGACACCTCTCATTGTGCAGGCAAGCGCCTGCCTGAGCTCAAGGGTTTGGCCTTTGGGGGGATCAATAACTCGGCGGGAAAAACCTTAGTCAAAGCAGTGTGGAGCCGCTACGGGAGAGGGGCCGCCCTAAGTTTGCTGAAGAGCGGGGCCGTTTCAGATATGCCCATCGGTGCCTTTCAACAAGTGCGCCTCGGTCAGAGCCCTACCGCCCTGGTCCCTTCTCTTTACGCGCTGCGGGCGGATGGGGAACGCTCCTTCCTCCGCCTGCCGGCGGAAGGGCCCCTCTTGATTCCCTCCTATTTCTGCGCCCGCAACTCCATACCGGAGGGGGCAGCCCGGCGGATAGCGGCGGAAATCCTCTGTCCGGAGCTGTGTGATTTTTATGTGGAAAACGGGGATCTGATCCTCTATCCTTCCTGCACCACCGGTCACAGCCGTCAGGAAGGGGCCCGCTATTTCACCCCCGCTCCGGAGTGGTATGAGGCGGTTTCAGCGGAGGAATTCTACGCTCTTTATGGAGCAATGCTGCCTACAGCCCATATACCCTAACTGACTCTTCACTATAAGCAACTATAAGTAACAAGCACCGTGAAATTAATCATGGTGCTTGTTACTGTGCATAAAGCCCAAAAGAAAAAACGCTGCAAACCCTTGCAGCGTCTTACTTTCATTGGAGCGGAAGACGGGATTCGAACCCGCGGCCCTCGGCTTGGGAATTCGATTCTTCTGGCCCTAGCTATTCACGAGTAATAGCATCTATGCTTCTCTAATGAATTTTCGACGTGCGTGTTAAGGTTTATATACTGCCTAATATCACCTAATTTTAGCTCTTTTGTCGTCAAAGTGTCGTCAATAGGCTCAAACCTCATTCTGCTGGTTGTCGAATCAAATCATCATCATCAATTTCAGCAAAAACACGACCAGTACTATTCATTTTCATATGAACAACCTGCCGCTGTCTTGTACCAGAACTATCTTCAACCCAACCAATAAAGGAAGAATCTTTGAAATTAAATATGTTGCTTGCTTCAGTAGGTTTGTCAAGAAAATCTATGATTTCGCCAGCTTCTTTATATCCATAAAATTTATCTGTAATGATGCTGGCTTTATCCCTTGGGCTATGAGCATATGCAATATTTATAGTAATAGTTTGAATACCCTCTTCTCTCTTAATCGTAATGGGTAACTCTTTCTCTTGCAACACAATTTCGTCCCCGTTCAGCAGTTGTGAACGTGATTTGGTTATAGTAAATCTTTCCGCATCCCGACGATGATTTTTGTATTTCACCTCGATAATTCCTATATAAACGCGAATCTTATCAAAAGTTTCTTGCTTATCTAGTATGTTTATTAGTAAATATTCTTTTCCATTATGCGTAATGAATGAAAGGCTGTGTCTCGTTTCTTTAACCCACTCATATAATTTAGGAGCTTCGCTTAAAGAGATGTAGTTCTCCTTTCCACCTTCTTCATTAGTGTATTGTTCGAAATCTCCTGGATTATGAACAAGCGATATTAGCTCAAAACGCGGAAAAGTCTCTACTGCTTGTTTTTTAGACTCTTCAAGTGCTTCTCGTGCTATTCTATTGTTTTCATCTGCAAGTTCATTTGCTTTGTTTGCTGTTTCATTCGCTTTCTGTGCGATAGAGTTTGAGCGTCTGCTAAATATAGCCGCTCCAATCGCAGCAAGCGCAGATATTAATGCAATTATGTCACTTGTGGACATTTGTTCCATACAACCTTCACCTCAGTTAAAAAATATGAAATTATATCCATAATATTCAAACCTTCAATAAAAGGTCCTTTTTATAGCAACCATACTACGAAAAGTGTTTTTAATATATCTCAAAGCTATGCACTTAATGTTAAGCCCTTCAACGTACCCCCCATCTAACTAATTAAGTTTATACTGGACAATAATCATTGCAACTACTTTGCTTTAATTGCTTTTCCTTCTGATCTATTCTTGAATTCCTTTTCCCATTCCAAAATCATTTCCAAATCCTCGATTATTTCATCTGGAGCAGGCAAGGGTACTGGCATTTCATTCGGTTGAGAATGTTCATAATACGAATACTTTGTCATCAAGTCGTCAAAGAGTTTACAATCCTTTTGCTCAATTGCGGCTAATTTATGAATTCTGTTCAATGTAGTTACAGACCTTCTAAAGCGCTGAACTACTTCTGCAAGAAGACTAGTTTCTATTAATCTTTCAAGTGCAATTCGCAAATCACTGCATATACCTTTAGCATAATTGTCGTATTCATCCCTGCCATTATTGTTGAGAATCTTCCTAGCCGTCTTTGTTCTTCCTACCAAATTATTTATAACTCCAATAGGATTCTTAGCAAATAAAGGGGTGTCACCTGGCTCTCCAACTCCCCAATTCTCACTTCGAACACAGATCACGTGTGTATCAATCCCAGCCCCCTTTGCTAAATCTTGTAGTAAAGCTAACATTGATATCCTATGTGTAAAAACAATTACTTGCCGGTTTTTACTAAGTTTAACGAGACGTTTTACTGTCGCTTCTTCAAAGTCTTGATCAAGAGACGATATTGGATCATCAAAAATAAATGGTGTTTTGCATTGACGGCCTTCAACATCCGCTAAAAAGGCGGCAATGGAAACAATTCTTAGTTCACCCTCACTAAGAACCTCCGAGGCTTTTGCAGTTGGAGAACCCTTTAGCTTAATCTGATGATAAATATGCCCTTTCTGTGCTTTCGTCTTACAAATTTCAACCTTTATCCGATGTGCACCTAGTGCTTTAAGTTCTGCATTGAATCTATTAACATAATCCTTAGTTATTAACTCTTCTGACATTGCTGACTTCTTCAGAGACAACGCTTTAGTGTTAGTTAAATTTTTAGCAGCATTAAGGTAATCTATTAACGCTAAACGTTTCACCTCATCTTGTATACTCGTTTTCTGCTCATAGGCCCATTTCATTGCTTCAATTTCTAAGATACGATTTGTTAATCCATCGCGGTTTTCACCCTTTGCATCTTCCTCATATTGCGAAACCTGGGTTTCAAGCGCAACCTTCATATCCTCCAAAACTTTAAGAACTTTGTTATCTGGTTGCGGGGTAAGTTCTTCTATGGAATCAGCACTAAATAGGCTCTGTTTGCGCTTCATCACTGCGTTATAAAATTCCAGAACAGATTGACGTGTTATCTCTTCTGTGATACCTGATGCATCTATCTGTAATACCAAATTGTCTTGGGTAAATATACTATCTTTTTCCTTTTGAACAGATTGAAACTTTTTTTCTGCTTGATTAGCTATCTTTTGAAGTTCACCTATTACAAATTTCTCAAACTGTTTTAATCTCTCTTGAGCCTCTATCCCTAATGGTTGTTGGCACAGCACACATCTAGCCCCATCCTCAGTATAAGGAAAGTCATTTTGAGGATATGCAACGGAGGTTGAATAAACTCTTGCTTGTTCCCACAATAGTCTCCAGCTTTCTTTCCCTACCCCATTTAGTTCGGAATTCCCGAAAACCCTCTTCGCATCTTCATTTACTAGAATCCTTTTGTTTTGAGAATCATTTTTTATTGTAATATATTCTGAGCATTTTCCTTCTGAAAACATGTTATTTATTTTATTTAGATTTTCAATTAACCTTTTTATGCCAGTACAATTCTTCCTTGACACCTTAGCCTTTTCAGTAGGATCTGCTTCTGCTAAACGAGTTCTAATTTTACCCAATTCGCTTTCAAGTTCTTTAGTCCATCGGCAATTTAAATCAACTTCCTTATCAGTAGTTTTAGCATTTAACTTTTTATACCATAATCCTGCAACCGTTTTTTCATATTTATCTGGCATCTTAGGTTTACGAGCTGGTACCGACTCAATTTCTTTTTGTAACGCCTTGGCAACCTCATCGCATGCTTTGGATATTTTAGTAAATATCGATAGTATTGATGGCTCGTATGATACCTCATTTTCATTATTTATGTATATGCTCGCGCAATCCGTATCGTAAAGCTCAATTTGCCTTAAATCAGTATGTACTCCGTCAGCAGGCTTCCATTCAAATTCAATTAATCCTGTACTTTTTTCAATTTTGAATGTGCAGCCCGGCTCATCTTGGGTTGAGTTAAATACATTACCTAGTAATGAGCCTGCACTTCTCGCTCCACACGAGTGTTTTAAAACACGCATATAGCTTGATTTACCAGAGCCATTTGAACCGTAAATAACTGTTAACGGCTTACCCATAAATTCTAAAGGGTTTCTCGGTGCTAGTGCATTTATCCCTCTAACGTTACCAATTGATACCAACTTGAGTTCACTATTCTCTTCGTTTACTACTAGACTACCTTTAGGTATTGGTTTTGCTTTTATTGACAGCTCTATTGCTCCTTTCAAACCTACCTCTTCTTTGCATAGGCTTGTAAGGTCAACAATGTCCTCATATGAAATTTCACCATTGAGAATCAAACGTCGAGCTGCATCTTGAAGCCAAAGTGGGCGTTCAGTAAACCACTTTTCAAGTTCTGAAGAAAAACTCATTAAATTCCCATCTCCCTTCTTCACCATTTATAGA
The Desulfitobacterium chlororespirans DSM 11544 DNA segment above includes these coding regions:
- a CDS encoding AAA family ATPase; its protein translation is MVKKGDGNLMSFSSELEKWFTERPLWLQDAARRLILNGEISYEDIVDLTSLCKEEVGLKGAIELSIKAKPIPKGSLVVNEENSELKLVSIGNVRGINALAPRNPLEFMGKPLTVIYGSNGSGKSSYMRVLKHSCGARSAGSLLGNVFNSTQDEPGCTFKIEKSTGLIEFEWKPADGVHTDLRQIELYDTDCASIYINNENEVSYEPSILSIFTKISKACDEVAKALQKEIESVPARKPKMPDKYEKTVAGLWYKKLNAKTTDKEVDLNCRWTKELESELGKIRTRLAEADPTEKAKVSRKNCTGIKRLIENLNKINNMFSEGKCSEYITIKNDSQNKRILVNEDAKRVFGNSELNGVGKESWRLLWEQARVYSTSVAYPQNDFPYTEDGARCVLCQQPLGIEAQERLKQFEKFVIGELQKIANQAEKKFQSVQKEKDSIFTQDNLVLQIDASGITEEITRQSVLEFYNAVMKRKQSLFSADSIEELTPQPDNKVLKVLEDMKVALETQVSQYEEDAKGENRDGLTNRILEIEAMKWAYEQKTSIQDEVKRLALIDYLNAAKNLTNTKALSLKKSAMSEELITKDYVNRFNAELKALGAHRIKVEICKTKAQKGHIYHQIKLKGSPTAKASEVLSEGELRIVSIAAFLADVEGRQCKTPFIFDDPISSLDQDFEEATVKRLVKLSKNRQVIVFTHRISMLALLQDLAKGAGIDTHVICVRSENWGVGEPGDTPLFAKNPIGVINNLVGRTKTARKILNNNGRDEYDNYAKGICSDLRIALERLIETSLLAEVVQRFRRSVTTLNRIHKLAAIEQKDCKLFDDLMTKYSYYEHSQPNEMPVPLPAPDEIIEDLEMILEWEKEFKNRSEGKAIKAK